In a single window of the Lucilia cuprina isolate Lc7/37 unplaced genomic scaffold, ASM2204524v1 Scaffold_6403, whole genome shotgun sequence genome:
- the LOC124421219 gene encoding uncharacterized protein LOC124421219 → LVLNPAFNLVYRLVSTSVINLKNFHQQDWNIYISNEQFFEKLTCIEKTLARRQGLRRGWLTYSELIQMLPSFTLAKFLLNNITVIAVSYAASVITIAGALFLAAQIPGTSLHRQRSSQITTNNTDILSETDVIDAGVKLNASTPLETTSHVDIMQQHNHTQNMALNVEDELLKLERQYREEALRDSVQQKNNEINTEFRLTLPQQMLMAKINVNQKCAKHGQQYQQQAQWFAHKEEYSDYGKMSLEDKNNYSNELYRQALLMPTRPDYKTKEICTGFKPERKHFKSYDNSTVVGLLWHFLADTVQHSSFMRLPFVWLKFM, encoded by the coding sequence tcttgttcTTAATCCAGCATTTAACCTAGTATATCGTCTAGTTTCCACTTCAGTaattaatcttaaaaatttccaCCAACAGGACTGGAACATCTACATATCGAACGAACAATTTTTCGAAAAACTTACCTGTATTGAGAAAACTTTGGCACGAAGACAGGGTCTACGTCGTGGATGGTTAACTTACAGTGAACTCATACAAATGTTGCCCTCATTCACATTGGCAAAGTTTTTACTCAATAACATAACCGTGATAGCAGTCAGTTATGCTGCCAGTGTTATAACCATAGCAGGTGCATTATTTTTGGCAGCACAAATTCCTGGCACATCGTTGCATCGTCAACGTTCCTCGCAAATAACAACGAATAACACGGATATACTTAGTGAAACCGATGTAATCGATGCTGGTGTTAAGCTAAATGCTTCTACTCCCCTGGAAACTACATCACACGTGGATATAATGCAACAGCACAATCATACACAAAATATGGCATTAAATGTCGAAGATGAATTGCTCAAATTGGAAAGACAATATCGTGAAGAAGCTTTACGTGATAGCGTTCAACAAAAGAATAATGAAATTAATACAGAATTCCGTCTTACATTGCCGCAACAAATGCTAATGGCTAAAATTAATGTCAATCAAAAGTGTGCTAAACATGGTCAACAATATCAGCAACAGGCGCAATGGTTTGCTCACAAAGAGGAGTATAGTGATTATGGTAAAATGTCCTTAGAAGATAAAAACAATTACAGTAATGAACTATATCGTCAAGCTCTGCTAATGCCAACCCGCCCGGACTATAAGACTAAAGAGATCTGCACTGGTTTCAAACCGGAAAGGAAACATTTTAAATCTTATGATAATTCTACTGTGGTAGGTTTACTCTGGCACTTTTTGGCTGATACTGTACAACATTCAAGTTTTATGCGTTTGCCTTTTGTTTGGCTAAAGTTTATGTAA